Proteins found in one Camelus bactrianus isolate YW-2024 breed Bactrian camel chromosome X, ASM4877302v1, whole genome shotgun sequence genomic segment:
- the STARD8 gene encoding stAR-related lipid transfer protein 8 isoform X1 has product MAQARGWEPALRFPKLRAWTPWTPSGVKGTRWDPPSWKPETEAKKACGWLRATGFPQYAQLFEDGSFPLDIGSVKKDHSFLDEDSLGALCRRLMTLNNCASMKLEVHFQCKQNEDSEEEEQCTISNHWAFQRESKCWSRVGSSDLLAPPSPGLPVTSSCESVLTELSATSLPAITVSLLPEPVDLPSLGCAPSPSDQSFLSPSRGQEAPRGKAKKHRSRSFLKHLESLRRKEKGGSQQAELECSSATSEKATKASSFRSRRGFLSAGFYRAKNQAATSASGGGAETQRAWEAWPVATFQHPQRAHRGDCLVHVPRDHKPGTFPRSLSIESLCPEDGHRLADWQPGRRWGYEGRRGSCGSTGSHASTYDNMPELSPAEPVLAGTEAEEEEEEGGDSYTHLDDILQHVWGLQQRVELWSRAIYPDLGPGDKEEEEDEEEEEEATSSIEIVTGEEESRAEALAQGEAPAHRESLAPGQVDVQLGVPAQAQAQVPAESELRAQAEAEAPSLAQDPEQEANSGGEPTSASSLSVEEGHSISDTVASSSELDSSGNSMNEAEATGSPAGLQASAPRERRDSGVGASLTRPCRKLRWHSFQNSHRPSLNSESLEINRQFASQIHLLHKGSLLRLTAFMEKYTVPHKQGWVWSMPKFMKRNKTPDYRGQQVFGVPPLIHVQRTGQPLPQSIQQAMRYLRSQCLEQVGIFRKSGVKSRIQNLRQMNETSPDNVCYDGQSAYDVADLLKQYFRDLPEPIFTSKLTTTFLQIYQLLPKDQWLAAAQAATLLLPDENREVLQTLLYFLSDIASAEENQMTAGNLAVCLAPSIFHLNVSKKDNPSPRIKSKRSLIGRPGPRDLSENMAATQGLSHMISDCKKLFQPGVHVPSQVPQDMVLQLCSSYSAAELSPPGPALAELRQARAAGVSLSFYMEDSVQELLRDAAERFKGWMSVPGPQHTELACKKASDGHPLRVWKASTEVAAPPAVVLHRVLRERALWDEDLLRAQVLEALMPGVELYHYVTDSMAPHPCRDFVVLRMWRSDLPRGGCLLLSQSLDPEQPVPESGVRALMLTSQYLMEPCGLGRSRLTHICRADLRGRSPDWYNKVFGHLCAMEVAKIRDSFPTLQAAGPETKL; this is encoded by the exons AAACTGAGGCCAAAAAAGCATGCGGGTGGCTGCGAGCTACAGGATTCCCTCAGTATGCTCAGCTGTTTGAAG ATGGTTCGTTTCCCCTGGATATTGGCTCTGTGAAGAAGGACCACAGTTTTCTGGACGAAGACTCTTTGGGAGCCCTGTGCAG GAGGCTGATGACCTTGAACAACTGTGCCTCGATGAAACTGGAGGTTCATTTTCAATGCAAGCAG AATGAAGACTCAGAGGAGGAAGAGCAGTGTACCATAAGCAACCACTGGGCCTTTCAGCGAGAAAGCAAATGCTGGTCTCGTGTGGGCTCCTCTGACCTGCTGGCCCCACCGAGCCCTGGCCTGCCAGTGACCTCCAGCTGTGAGAGCGTCCTCACGGAGCTTAGTGCCACCTCCCTGCCAGCCATCACTGTGAGCCTCCTGCCCGAGCCAGTGGACCTTCCCTCCCTAGGCTGTGCTCCCAGCCCAAGTGACCAGTCCTTCCTAAGCCCCTCTCGGGGCCAGGAGGCTCCTCGGGGCAAAGCCAAGAAGCACCGTTCCCGGAGCTTCCTCAAGCACCTGGAGTCTCTGAGGCGGAAGGAAAAGGGCGGCAGCCAGCAAGCAGAGCTCGAGTGTAGCTCGGCCACCTCAGAGAAGGCCACCAAAGCCTCCTCTTTTAGAAGTCGCCGTGGCTTCCTCTCAGCTGGATTCTACAGGGCCAAAAACCAGGCGGCCACCTCAGCCAGTGGTGGTGGTGCTGAGACTCAGAGGGCCTGGGAGGCCTGGCCTGTGGCCACGTTCCAGCATCCTCAGCGGGCGCACCGGGGTGACTGCCTGGTGCATGTGCCCAGGGACCACAAACCAGGCACATTCCCTCGCTCCCTGTCCATTGAAAGCCTGTGTCCTGAGGATGGACACCGCCTGGCAGATTGGCAACCAGGTAGGCGCTGGGGCTACGAAGGGCGCCGGGGCTCCTGTGGCTCCACGGGTAGCCATGCCAGCACCTATGACAACATGCCCGAACTGTCCCCAGCTGAGCCTGTCCTGGCTGGGACTGAggctgaagaggaagaggaggagggtggggacagCTACACTCACTTGGACGACATCCTCCAGCATGTGTGGGGGTTGCAGCAGCGAGTAGAGCTCTGGTCTCGGGCCATATACCCAGACCTGGGGCCTGGAgataaggaagaggaagaagatgaggaagaagaggaggaggccacttCATCAATAGAAATAGTCACGGGTGAAGAGGAAAGTCGGGCTGAGGCTCTGGCCCAGGGAGAGGCTCCAGCCCACAGGGAGTCCTTAGCCCCGGGCCAGGTGGATGTCCAGCTAGGAGTCCCAGCTCAGGCTCAAGCTCAAGTCCCAGCTGAGTCGGAGCTCCGGGCACAGGCAGAGGCCGAGGCCCCGAGCTTAGCCCAGGATCCTGAGCAGGAGGCAAATTCAGGAGGGGAACCCACTTCTGCCTCCAGCCTGTCTGTGGAAGAAGGCCACTCCATTTCTGACACTGTGGCCTCATCCAGTGAACTGGACAGTAGCGGGAACTCCATGAACGAGGCGGAAGCCACAGGGTCCCCAGCTGGACTCCAGGCTTCAGCACCGCGTGAACGACGAGACTCAGGTGTTGGTGCCTCACTGACCAGACCCTGCAG GAAGCTCCGTTGGCACAGCTTCCAGAACTCTCACCGGCCCAGCCTCAACTCAGAGTCACTGGAGATCAACCGGCAGTTTGCCAGCCAGATCCACCTCCTACACAAGGGCTCGCTGCTGCGGCTCACCGCCTTCATGGAGAAGTACACTGTCCCCCACAAACAGGGCTGGGTCTG GTCAATGCCCAAGTTCATGAAAAGGAACAAGACACCGGACTACCGGGGCCAGCAGGTCTTTGGGGTGCCACCCCTCATCCATGTGCAGCGTACCGGCCAACCACTGCCCCAGAGCATTCAGCAAGCCATGCGCTACCTGCGCAGCCAGTGCCTGGAACAG GTGGGCATCTTCCGCAAGTCTGGAGTGAAGTCCAGGATCCAGAACCTACGCCAAATGAATGAGACTTCCCCTGACAATGTTTGCTACGACGGCCAGTCAGCCTATGATGTGGCTGACCTGCTGAAACAGTATTTCCGGGATCTGCCTGAGCCTATCTTCACCAGCAAGCTCACTACCACTTTCCTGCAAATCTACCAGC TCCTCCCCAAGGATCAATGGTTGGCAGCCGCGCAAGCTGCCACCTTGCTGCTCCCCGATGAGAACCGAGAGGTGCTGCAGACCCTGCTCTATTTCCTAAGTGACATTGCCTCTGCTGAGGAAAACCAGATGACAGCTGGTAACCTGGCAGTGTGCCTGGCCCCCTCCATCTTCCACCTCAATGTCTCCAAGAAGGATAACCCCTCACCCAG GATCAAAAGCAAACGTAGCCTGATTGGCCGGCCAGGCCCTAGGGACCTGAGTGAGAATATGGCTGCCACCCAGGGCCTATCACACATGATCAGTGACTGCAAGAAACTTTTCCAG CCTGGTGTGCATGTGCCCTCCCAGGTGCCCCAGGACATGGTGCTGCAACTGTGTAGCTCCTACAGTGCGGCCGAGCTCAGCCCTCCGGGCCCGGCCCTGGCTGAGCTGCGGCAGGCCAGAGCCGCTGGTGTGAGCCTGAGCTTCTACATGGAAGATAGCGTCCAGGAGCTGCTACGCGATGCTGCCGAGCGCTTCAAGGGCTGGATGAGTGTGCCCGGGCCCCAGCACACGGAGCTGGCCTGCAAGAAG GCATCAGACGGACACCCTCTGCGTGTGTGGAAGGCATCCACGGAGGTGGCGGCCCCTCCGGCCGTCGTGCTACACCGTGTCCTGCGGGAGAGGGCTCTCTGGGATGAGGACCTGCTGCGGGCCCAGGTGCTTGAAGCCCTGATGCCAGGGGTGGAACTGTACCACTACGTCACCGACAGCATGGCACCCCACCCCTGCCGTGACTTTGTGGTGCTCCG GATGTGGCGCTCTGACCTACCCCGCGGGGGTTGCCTGCTCCTCTCTCAGTCCCTGGATCCTGAGCAACCTGTGCCGGAGTCGGGGGTGCGGGCTCTGATGCTCACGTCCCAGTACCTCATGGAGCCCTGCGGCCTAGGCCGCTCCCGGCTCACTCACATCTGCCGTGCTGACCTCAG GGGCCGTTCTCCTGACTGGTACAACAAAGTCTTTGGGCATCTGTGTGCCATGGAAGTGGCAAAGATCCGGGACTCCTTCCCTACCCTGCAGGCAGCTGGACCAGAGACAAAGTTGTGA
- the STARD8 gene encoding stAR-related lipid transfer protein 8 isoform X3 — protein MPLLDVFWACFRKVKCFPLLQGRKNAETEAKKACGWLRATGFPQYAQLFEDGSFPLDIGSVKKDHSFLDEDSLGALCRRLMTLNNCASMKLEVHFQCKQNEDSEEEEQCTISNHWAFQRESKCWSRVGSSDLLAPPSPGLPVTSSCESVLTELSATSLPAITVSLLPEPVDLPSLGCAPSPSDQSFLSPSRGQEAPRGKAKKHRSRSFLKHLESLRRKEKGGSQQAELECSSATSEKATKASSFRSRRGFLSAGFYRAKNQAATSASGGGAETQRAWEAWPVATFQHPQRAHRGDCLVHVPRDHKPGTFPRSLSIESLCPEDGHRLADWQPGRRWGYEGRRGSCGSTGSHASTYDNMPELSPAEPVLAGTEAEEEEEEGGDSYTHLDDILQHVWGLQQRVELWSRAIYPDLGPGDKEEEEDEEEEEEATSSIEIVTGEEESRAEALAQGEAPAHRESLAPGQVDVQLGVPAQAQAQVPAESELRAQAEAEAPSLAQDPEQEANSGGEPTSASSLSVEEGHSISDTVASSSELDSSGNSMNEAEATGSPAGLQASAPRERRDSGVGASLTRPCRKLRWHSFQNSHRPSLNSESLEINRQFASQIHLLHKGSLLRLTAFMEKYTVPHKQGWVWSMPKFMKRNKTPDYRGQQVFGVPPLIHVQRTGQPLPQSIQQAMRYLRSQCLEQVGIFRKSGVKSRIQNLRQMNETSPDNVCYDGQSAYDVADLLKQYFRDLPEPIFTSKLTTTFLQIYQLLPKDQWLAAAQAATLLLPDENREVLQTLLYFLSDIASAEENQMTAGNLAVCLAPSIFHLNVSKKDNPSPRIKSKRSLIGRPGPRDLSENMAATQGLSHMISDCKKLFQPGVHVPSQVPQDMVLQLCSSYSAAELSPPGPALAELRQARAAGVSLSFYMEDSVQELLRDAAERFKGWMSVPGPQHTELACKKASDGHPLRVWKASTEVAAPPAVVLHRVLRERALWDEDLLRAQVLEALMPGVELYHYVTDSMAPHPCRDFVVLRMWRSDLPRGGCLLLSQSLDPEQPVPESGVRALMLTSQYLMEPCGLGRSRLTHICRADLRGRSPDWYNKVFGHLCAMEVAKIRDSFPTLQAAGPETKL, from the exons AAACTGAGGCCAAAAAAGCATGCGGGTGGCTGCGAGCTACAGGATTCCCTCAGTATGCTCAGCTGTTTGAAG ATGGTTCGTTTCCCCTGGATATTGGCTCTGTGAAGAAGGACCACAGTTTTCTGGACGAAGACTCTTTGGGAGCCCTGTGCAG GAGGCTGATGACCTTGAACAACTGTGCCTCGATGAAACTGGAGGTTCATTTTCAATGCAAGCAG AATGAAGACTCAGAGGAGGAAGAGCAGTGTACCATAAGCAACCACTGGGCCTTTCAGCGAGAAAGCAAATGCTGGTCTCGTGTGGGCTCCTCTGACCTGCTGGCCCCACCGAGCCCTGGCCTGCCAGTGACCTCCAGCTGTGAGAGCGTCCTCACGGAGCTTAGTGCCACCTCCCTGCCAGCCATCACTGTGAGCCTCCTGCCCGAGCCAGTGGACCTTCCCTCCCTAGGCTGTGCTCCCAGCCCAAGTGACCAGTCCTTCCTAAGCCCCTCTCGGGGCCAGGAGGCTCCTCGGGGCAAAGCCAAGAAGCACCGTTCCCGGAGCTTCCTCAAGCACCTGGAGTCTCTGAGGCGGAAGGAAAAGGGCGGCAGCCAGCAAGCAGAGCTCGAGTGTAGCTCGGCCACCTCAGAGAAGGCCACCAAAGCCTCCTCTTTTAGAAGTCGCCGTGGCTTCCTCTCAGCTGGATTCTACAGGGCCAAAAACCAGGCGGCCACCTCAGCCAGTGGTGGTGGTGCTGAGACTCAGAGGGCCTGGGAGGCCTGGCCTGTGGCCACGTTCCAGCATCCTCAGCGGGCGCACCGGGGTGACTGCCTGGTGCATGTGCCCAGGGACCACAAACCAGGCACATTCCCTCGCTCCCTGTCCATTGAAAGCCTGTGTCCTGAGGATGGACACCGCCTGGCAGATTGGCAACCAGGTAGGCGCTGGGGCTACGAAGGGCGCCGGGGCTCCTGTGGCTCCACGGGTAGCCATGCCAGCACCTATGACAACATGCCCGAACTGTCCCCAGCTGAGCCTGTCCTGGCTGGGACTGAggctgaagaggaagaggaggagggtggggacagCTACACTCACTTGGACGACATCCTCCAGCATGTGTGGGGGTTGCAGCAGCGAGTAGAGCTCTGGTCTCGGGCCATATACCCAGACCTGGGGCCTGGAgataaggaagaggaagaagatgaggaagaagaggaggaggccacttCATCAATAGAAATAGTCACGGGTGAAGAGGAAAGTCGGGCTGAGGCTCTGGCCCAGGGAGAGGCTCCAGCCCACAGGGAGTCCTTAGCCCCGGGCCAGGTGGATGTCCAGCTAGGAGTCCCAGCTCAGGCTCAAGCTCAAGTCCCAGCTGAGTCGGAGCTCCGGGCACAGGCAGAGGCCGAGGCCCCGAGCTTAGCCCAGGATCCTGAGCAGGAGGCAAATTCAGGAGGGGAACCCACTTCTGCCTCCAGCCTGTCTGTGGAAGAAGGCCACTCCATTTCTGACACTGTGGCCTCATCCAGTGAACTGGACAGTAGCGGGAACTCCATGAACGAGGCGGAAGCCACAGGGTCCCCAGCTGGACTCCAGGCTTCAGCACCGCGTGAACGACGAGACTCAGGTGTTGGTGCCTCACTGACCAGACCCTGCAG GAAGCTCCGTTGGCACAGCTTCCAGAACTCTCACCGGCCCAGCCTCAACTCAGAGTCACTGGAGATCAACCGGCAGTTTGCCAGCCAGATCCACCTCCTACACAAGGGCTCGCTGCTGCGGCTCACCGCCTTCATGGAGAAGTACACTGTCCCCCACAAACAGGGCTGGGTCTG GTCAATGCCCAAGTTCATGAAAAGGAACAAGACACCGGACTACCGGGGCCAGCAGGTCTTTGGGGTGCCACCCCTCATCCATGTGCAGCGTACCGGCCAACCACTGCCCCAGAGCATTCAGCAAGCCATGCGCTACCTGCGCAGCCAGTGCCTGGAACAG GTGGGCATCTTCCGCAAGTCTGGAGTGAAGTCCAGGATCCAGAACCTACGCCAAATGAATGAGACTTCCCCTGACAATGTTTGCTACGACGGCCAGTCAGCCTATGATGTGGCTGACCTGCTGAAACAGTATTTCCGGGATCTGCCTGAGCCTATCTTCACCAGCAAGCTCACTACCACTTTCCTGCAAATCTACCAGC TCCTCCCCAAGGATCAATGGTTGGCAGCCGCGCAAGCTGCCACCTTGCTGCTCCCCGATGAGAACCGAGAGGTGCTGCAGACCCTGCTCTATTTCCTAAGTGACATTGCCTCTGCTGAGGAAAACCAGATGACAGCTGGTAACCTGGCAGTGTGCCTGGCCCCCTCCATCTTCCACCTCAATGTCTCCAAGAAGGATAACCCCTCACCCAG GATCAAAAGCAAACGTAGCCTGATTGGCCGGCCAGGCCCTAGGGACCTGAGTGAGAATATGGCTGCCACCCAGGGCCTATCACACATGATCAGTGACTGCAAGAAACTTTTCCAG CCTGGTGTGCATGTGCCCTCCCAGGTGCCCCAGGACATGGTGCTGCAACTGTGTAGCTCCTACAGTGCGGCCGAGCTCAGCCCTCCGGGCCCGGCCCTGGCTGAGCTGCGGCAGGCCAGAGCCGCTGGTGTGAGCCTGAGCTTCTACATGGAAGATAGCGTCCAGGAGCTGCTACGCGATGCTGCCGAGCGCTTCAAGGGCTGGATGAGTGTGCCCGGGCCCCAGCACACGGAGCTGGCCTGCAAGAAG GCATCAGACGGACACCCTCTGCGTGTGTGGAAGGCATCCACGGAGGTGGCGGCCCCTCCGGCCGTCGTGCTACACCGTGTCCTGCGGGAGAGGGCTCTCTGGGATGAGGACCTGCTGCGGGCCCAGGTGCTTGAAGCCCTGATGCCAGGGGTGGAACTGTACCACTACGTCACCGACAGCATGGCACCCCACCCCTGCCGTGACTTTGTGGTGCTCCG GATGTGGCGCTCTGACCTACCCCGCGGGGGTTGCCTGCTCCTCTCTCAGTCCCTGGATCCTGAGCAACCTGTGCCGGAGTCGGGGGTGCGGGCTCTGATGCTCACGTCCCAGTACCTCATGGAGCCCTGCGGCCTAGGCCGCTCCCGGCTCACTCACATCTGCCGTGCTGACCTCAG GGGCCGTTCTCCTGACTGGTACAACAAAGTCTTTGGGCATCTGTGTGCCATGGAAGTGGCAAAGATCCGGGACTCCTTCCCTACCCTGCAGGCAGCTGGACCAGAGACAAAGTTGTGA
- the STARD8 gene encoding stAR-related lipid transfer protein 8 isoform X2 gives MAQARGWEPALRFPKLRAWTPWTPSGVKGTRWDPPSWKPETEAKKACGWLRATGFPQYAQLFEDGSFPLDIGSVKKDHSFLDEDSLGALCRRLMTLNNCASMKLEVHFQCKQNEDSEEEEQCTISNHWAFQRESKCWSRVGSSDLLAPPSPGLPVTSSCESVLTELSATSLPAITVSLLPEPVDLPSLGCAPSPSDQSFLSPSRGQEAPRGKAKKHRSRSFLKHLESLRRKEKGGSQQAELECSSATSEKATKASSFRSRRGFLSAGFYRAKNQAATSASGGGAETQRAWEAWPVATFQHPQRAHRGDCLVHVPRDHKPGTFPRSLSIESLCPEDGHRLADWQPGRRWGYEGRRGSCGSTGSHASTYDNMPELSPAEPVLAGTEAEEEEEEGGDSYTHLDDILQHVWGLQQRVELWSRAIYPDLGPGDKEEEEDEEEEEEATSSIEIVTGEEESRAEALAQGEAPAHRESLAPGQVDVQLGVPAQAQAQVPAESELRAQAEAEAPSLAQDPEQEANSGGEPTSASSLSVEEGHSISDTVASSSELDSSGNSMNEAEATGSPAGLQASAPRERRDSGVGASLTRPCRKLRWHSFQNSHRPSLNSESLEINRQFASQIHLLHKGSLLRLTAFMEKYTVPHKQGWVWSMPKFMKRNKTPDYRGQQVFGVPPLIHVQRTGQPLPQSIQQAMRYLRSQCLEQVGIFRKSGVKSRIQNLRQMNETSPDNVCYDGQSAYDVADLLKQYFRDLPEPIFTSKLTTTFLQIYQLLPKDQWLAAAQAATLLLPDENREVLQTLLYFLSDIASAEENQMTAGNLAVCLAPSIFHLNVSKKDNPSPRIKSKRSLIGRPGPRDLSENMAATQGLSHMISDCKKLFQVPQDMVLQLCSSYSAAELSPPGPALAELRQARAAGVSLSFYMEDSVQELLRDAAERFKGWMSVPGPQHTELACKKASDGHPLRVWKASTEVAAPPAVVLHRVLRERALWDEDLLRAQVLEALMPGVELYHYVTDSMAPHPCRDFVVLRMWRSDLPRGGCLLLSQSLDPEQPVPESGVRALMLTSQYLMEPCGLGRSRLTHICRADLRGRSPDWYNKVFGHLCAMEVAKIRDSFPTLQAAGPETKL, from the exons AAACTGAGGCCAAAAAAGCATGCGGGTGGCTGCGAGCTACAGGATTCCCTCAGTATGCTCAGCTGTTTGAAG ATGGTTCGTTTCCCCTGGATATTGGCTCTGTGAAGAAGGACCACAGTTTTCTGGACGAAGACTCTTTGGGAGCCCTGTGCAG GAGGCTGATGACCTTGAACAACTGTGCCTCGATGAAACTGGAGGTTCATTTTCAATGCAAGCAG AATGAAGACTCAGAGGAGGAAGAGCAGTGTACCATAAGCAACCACTGGGCCTTTCAGCGAGAAAGCAAATGCTGGTCTCGTGTGGGCTCCTCTGACCTGCTGGCCCCACCGAGCCCTGGCCTGCCAGTGACCTCCAGCTGTGAGAGCGTCCTCACGGAGCTTAGTGCCACCTCCCTGCCAGCCATCACTGTGAGCCTCCTGCCCGAGCCAGTGGACCTTCCCTCCCTAGGCTGTGCTCCCAGCCCAAGTGACCAGTCCTTCCTAAGCCCCTCTCGGGGCCAGGAGGCTCCTCGGGGCAAAGCCAAGAAGCACCGTTCCCGGAGCTTCCTCAAGCACCTGGAGTCTCTGAGGCGGAAGGAAAAGGGCGGCAGCCAGCAAGCAGAGCTCGAGTGTAGCTCGGCCACCTCAGAGAAGGCCACCAAAGCCTCCTCTTTTAGAAGTCGCCGTGGCTTCCTCTCAGCTGGATTCTACAGGGCCAAAAACCAGGCGGCCACCTCAGCCAGTGGTGGTGGTGCTGAGACTCAGAGGGCCTGGGAGGCCTGGCCTGTGGCCACGTTCCAGCATCCTCAGCGGGCGCACCGGGGTGACTGCCTGGTGCATGTGCCCAGGGACCACAAACCAGGCACATTCCCTCGCTCCCTGTCCATTGAAAGCCTGTGTCCTGAGGATGGACACCGCCTGGCAGATTGGCAACCAGGTAGGCGCTGGGGCTACGAAGGGCGCCGGGGCTCCTGTGGCTCCACGGGTAGCCATGCCAGCACCTATGACAACATGCCCGAACTGTCCCCAGCTGAGCCTGTCCTGGCTGGGACTGAggctgaagaggaagaggaggagggtggggacagCTACACTCACTTGGACGACATCCTCCAGCATGTGTGGGGGTTGCAGCAGCGAGTAGAGCTCTGGTCTCGGGCCATATACCCAGACCTGGGGCCTGGAgataaggaagaggaagaagatgaggaagaagaggaggaggccacttCATCAATAGAAATAGTCACGGGTGAAGAGGAAAGTCGGGCTGAGGCTCTGGCCCAGGGAGAGGCTCCAGCCCACAGGGAGTCCTTAGCCCCGGGCCAGGTGGATGTCCAGCTAGGAGTCCCAGCTCAGGCTCAAGCTCAAGTCCCAGCTGAGTCGGAGCTCCGGGCACAGGCAGAGGCCGAGGCCCCGAGCTTAGCCCAGGATCCTGAGCAGGAGGCAAATTCAGGAGGGGAACCCACTTCTGCCTCCAGCCTGTCTGTGGAAGAAGGCCACTCCATTTCTGACACTGTGGCCTCATCCAGTGAACTGGACAGTAGCGGGAACTCCATGAACGAGGCGGAAGCCACAGGGTCCCCAGCTGGACTCCAGGCTTCAGCACCGCGTGAACGACGAGACTCAGGTGTTGGTGCCTCACTGACCAGACCCTGCAG GAAGCTCCGTTGGCACAGCTTCCAGAACTCTCACCGGCCCAGCCTCAACTCAGAGTCACTGGAGATCAACCGGCAGTTTGCCAGCCAGATCCACCTCCTACACAAGGGCTCGCTGCTGCGGCTCACCGCCTTCATGGAGAAGTACACTGTCCCCCACAAACAGGGCTGGGTCTG GTCAATGCCCAAGTTCATGAAAAGGAACAAGACACCGGACTACCGGGGCCAGCAGGTCTTTGGGGTGCCACCCCTCATCCATGTGCAGCGTACCGGCCAACCACTGCCCCAGAGCATTCAGCAAGCCATGCGCTACCTGCGCAGCCAGTGCCTGGAACAG GTGGGCATCTTCCGCAAGTCTGGAGTGAAGTCCAGGATCCAGAACCTACGCCAAATGAATGAGACTTCCCCTGACAATGTTTGCTACGACGGCCAGTCAGCCTATGATGTGGCTGACCTGCTGAAACAGTATTTCCGGGATCTGCCTGAGCCTATCTTCACCAGCAAGCTCACTACCACTTTCCTGCAAATCTACCAGC TCCTCCCCAAGGATCAATGGTTGGCAGCCGCGCAAGCTGCCACCTTGCTGCTCCCCGATGAGAACCGAGAGGTGCTGCAGACCCTGCTCTATTTCCTAAGTGACATTGCCTCTGCTGAGGAAAACCAGATGACAGCTGGTAACCTGGCAGTGTGCCTGGCCCCCTCCATCTTCCACCTCAATGTCTCCAAGAAGGATAACCCCTCACCCAG GATCAAAAGCAAACGTAGCCTGATTGGCCGGCCAGGCCCTAGGGACCTGAGTGAGAATATGGCTGCCACCCAGGGCCTATCACACATGATCAGTGACTGCAAGAAACTTTTCCAG GTGCCCCAGGACATGGTGCTGCAACTGTGTAGCTCCTACAGTGCGGCCGAGCTCAGCCCTCCGGGCCCGGCCCTGGCTGAGCTGCGGCAGGCCAGAGCCGCTGGTGTGAGCCTGAGCTTCTACATGGAAGATAGCGTCCAGGAGCTGCTACGCGATGCTGCCGAGCGCTTCAAGGGCTGGATGAGTGTGCCCGGGCCCCAGCACACGGAGCTGGCCTGCAAGAAG GCATCAGACGGACACCCTCTGCGTGTGTGGAAGGCATCCACGGAGGTGGCGGCCCCTCCGGCCGTCGTGCTACACCGTGTCCTGCGGGAGAGGGCTCTCTGGGATGAGGACCTGCTGCGGGCCCAGGTGCTTGAAGCCCTGATGCCAGGGGTGGAACTGTACCACTACGTCACCGACAGCATGGCACCCCACCCCTGCCGTGACTTTGTGGTGCTCCG GATGTGGCGCTCTGACCTACCCCGCGGGGGTTGCCTGCTCCTCTCTCAGTCCCTGGATCCTGAGCAACCTGTGCCGGAGTCGGGGGTGCGGGCTCTGATGCTCACGTCCCAGTACCTCATGGAGCCCTGCGGCCTAGGCCGCTCCCGGCTCACTCACATCTGCCGTGCTGACCTCAG GGGCCGTTCTCCTGACTGGTACAACAAAGTCTTTGGGCATCTGTGTGCCATGGAAGTGGCAAAGATCCGGGACTCCTTCCCTACCCTGCAGGCAGCTGGACCAGAGACAAAGTTGTGA